One genomic region from Zalophus californianus isolate mZalCal1 chromosome 2, mZalCal1.pri.v2, whole genome shotgun sequence encodes:
- the LOC113924221 gene encoding glutathione S-transferase P-like, with protein MPPYTIVYFPTRGRCEAMRMLLADQGQSWKEEVVTKESWLQGLLKASCLYGQRPKFQDRDLTLYQSNAILRHLGRTFGLYGKDEREAALVDMVNDGVEDICRHCSQLIYRSYEEGKAKYFQELPGHLKPFETLLIQNQEGQAFLVGDQISFVDYNLLDLLLNHQVLALGCLDSHPLLLAYVARLSARPKLKAYLASPEHVNCPVHGAQKI; from the coding sequence ATGCCGCCCTACACCATCGTCTACTTCCCCACCCGAGGGCGCTGCGAGGCCATGCGCATGCTGCTGGCTGACCAGGGCCAGAGCTGGAAGGAGGAGGTGGTGACCAAGGAGAGCTGGCTGCAGGGCCTGCTCAAGGCCTCCTGTCTGTATGGGCAGCGCCCCAAGTTCCAGGACAGAGACCTCACCCTGTACCAGTCCAATGCCATCCTGCGACACCTGGGCCGCACCTTTGGGCTCTACGGCAAAGACGAGCGGGAGGCGGCGCTGGTGGACATGGTGAACGATGGCGTGGAGGACATCTGTAGGCACTGCAGCCAGCTCATCTACCGGAGCTACGAGGAGGGCAAGGCCAAGTATTTTCAGGAGCTGCCGGGGCACCTGAAGCCTTTTGAGACCCTGCTGATCCAGAACCAGGAGGGCCAGGCCTTTCTGGTGGGTGACCAGATCTCCTTCGTCGACTACAACCTGCTGGACCTATTGCTGAATCACCAGGTCCTGGCCCTTGGCTGCTTGgactcccaccccctgctcttgGCCTATGTGGCGCGCCTCAGTGCCCGGCCCAAGCTCAAGGCCTACCTGGCCTCCCCCGAGCACGTGAACTGCCCTGTCCACGGAGCCCAAAAGATATGA